The Natrinema caseinilyticum genomic sequence CGATCGGCCCACGACCGAGTCGAAACTGACGGTCACCCGTCGACGTCGCGTCCGTCGTGGGCCTCGATCGCAACGCCGCGGGCCGCCGTCGCCTTCACCGAGGCGACGATCGACCGGCCGGCCTCGAGTCCCAGTGCCTCGACGCTCCGACGAGTGACCAGCGCCACGAGTTCCGGGACCGCTTCGCCGTCGGGATTCGATCCGTTTTCGAGCGCGATCCCCACTCGAGCGACGGCGTCGCCGGCCTCGAGCCAGGTGACGGTCCCGGGGAAACGGTTTCGCACGCTGGTTCCCCCGGCCGGCGGCGCGTCGCTGGGGGAGTGAAGGCTGACGGCGTCGGATCGAATCGTCACCCCGGCGGTCCGGGTGTCGGCGGGGACGACCGCGAGGATCGTCCCGACCGCGGTCTCGACGGTCGCGAGTTCGCCGTCCCGGTCGACGACCGGTCCCGAAAAGACCGTCTCGTCGACCCGAGCGACGCCCTCGTAGGCTGCGACCAACCGATCGAACCGCTCGAGGAGGCCCCAGGCGGCCTCCGTCAGGGAACTGCCGCCCCCGTCCGCCCCGCCGCGGGTGCGCTCGACCAGGGGCCCGATCGCCTCCTCGAGCGCCACCACGCGCTGCTGGAGACGCGGATACGAGCGCTCGAGCGCCTCGGCCGCACCGGACAGCGAGCCGCAATCGTCGATCGCACGAAGCATCGCCGCGTCGCTGCGATCGACGGTCACGTCGTCGATTCGCAGGTAGGGGTCGAACTCCTTTTCCATGGGGGTCTGTGGTCACGCGGCGAGTCGGGTCGCGGACGTGACCGATCGTGTTCCGGTTCGCGTCCGGACGGCAAGTTCGTTTGCATCGCGTCCGCCGTCTCGGCGGTGTCCATCGGTAGCGTCGTGTCCCAGCGCCTCTCTCTGCGTGTGGGCCTTCTTCGAGCGGTTTTCGGGATCGTCAGACGTTTCACCCGATCCAAAGCTATTTGTGAGGGCTTTCCATCGATGTTCCCATGGCGATACAACGACGACGGTTCGTTGCGGCTGTGGGAACGAGTGCGATTGCCGGTCTCGCCGGCTGTTTGAGCTTTTCGGGCAACGGCGACGACGAGGGGGCATCGGTCACCGGTGAGACGCTCACGTTGACGACCACGACGAGTACGTACGACACGGGGCTGCTGGGCGAACTCAACGTGCCGTTCCAGGACATGTACGGCGTGACGGTCGACTCGGTGGCACAGGGCACGGGGGCAGCCCTCGAGACCGCGCGAAACGGCGACTCGGACGTAGTGATGGTTCACGCGCGGTCGCTGGAGGACGAATTCATGCGCCAGGGATACGGCGTAAACCGTCGGGACCTCATGTTCAACGACTTCGTCATCGTCGGTCCGGCGGACGATCCGGCCGGTATCGAGGGCATGGATTCGGCGGCCGAGGCGTTCACGACGATCGCGGACTCGGAAGCAGCCTTCATCTCTCGAGGGGACAACTCCGGGACGCACACCAAGGAACTCATCATCTGGGAGCAAGCGGGCGTCGACCCGGGTGGCGACTGGTATCAGGAAACCGGGCAAGGAATGGGAGAGGTGCTGAACATCGCCAATCAACAGAGCGGATACACCCTCTCGGATCGGGGGACGTACCTCTCGCAGCGATCGAAGATCGATCTCACGATCCTCGTCCAGGGGCCG encodes the following:
- a CDS encoding substrate-binding domain-containing protein; this translates as MAIQRRRFVAAVGTSAIAGLAGCLSFSGNGDDEGASVTGETLTLTTTTSTYDTGLLGELNVPFQDMYGVTVDSVAQGTGAALETARNGDSDVVMVHARSLEDEFMRQGYGVNRRDLMFNDFVIVGPADDPAGIEGMDSAAEAFTTIADSEAAFISRGDNSGTHTKELIIWEQAGVDPGGDWYQETGQGMGEVLNIANQQSGYTLSDRGTYLSQRSKIDLTILVQGPIEGGPELLANPYGIIAVNPAVHDNVNYDLAMAYIGYITSPQAQDLIENYEANGEQLFFPRALSEEPDFQQYVPEGWSANTTDS
- a CDS encoding TOBE domain-containing protein, with the translated sequence MEKEFDPYLRIDDVTVDRSDAAMLRAIDDCGSLSGAAEALERSYPRLQQRVVALEEAIGPLVERTRGGADGGGSSLTEAAWGLLERFDRLVAAYEGVARVDETVFSGPVVDRDGELATVETAVGTILAVVPADTRTAGVTIRSDAVSLHSPSDAPPAGGTSVRNRFPGTVTWLEAGDAVARVGIALENGSNPDGEAVPELVALVTRRSVEALGLEAGRSIVASVKATAARGVAIEAHDGRDVDG